A genomic window from Salvia miltiorrhiza cultivar Shanhuang (shh) chromosome 5, IMPLAD_Smil_shh, whole genome shotgun sequence includes:
- the LOC131025840 gene encoding secreted RxLR effector protein 161-like → MNFFLGLQVKQTKEGILINQSKYAKKLINKFDVQHMKSVKILMNTNWKLDPKKVGKSVSSTKYREIIGSLLYLTASRPDITFAVGVCARYQSDHKEAHMDVAKRILRYIKGTSNVGLWYPADDDFKLTGYTDSNFARCAIDRKSTSGTCQFLGSKLISWFSKKQTSAATSTTEAEYMAAGSCYSQILWLVQELKDYRIEESKVPIYCDSSSAIAISQNHVHHTRIKHVSIRHHFIRDHVEKKDISIEKIHTSIQRADLLTCTP, encoded by the coding sequence atgaatttctttctcggattacAAGTAAAGCAAACCAAGGAAGGCATATTGATCAATCAATCAAAGTATGCTAAGAAACTGATCAACAAGTTCGATGTTCAACATATGAAGAGCGTGAAGATTCTTATGAACACTAACTGGAAACTTGATCCAAAAAAGGTTGGAAAATCAGTTTCCTCAACAAAGTACAGAGAGATCATTGGATCACTATTGTATCTGACTGCAAGCAGACCAGACATAACTTTTGCAGTTGGagtttgtgcgagatatcaatcagatcatAAAGAAGCTCACATGGACGTAGCAAAACGCATTCTAAGATATATCAAAGGCACATCCAATGTAGGCCTTTGGTATCCAGCCGACGACGACTTCAAGTTGACAGGGTACACTGATTCAAATTTTGCTAGATGCGCCATTGATAGGAAATCAACTTCCGGTACTTGCCAATTCCTTGGAAGTAAGCTTATCTcgtggttttcaaagaagcagacatCAGCCGCCAcatccacaactgaagctgaatatatGGCCGCTGGAAGCTGCTACTCACAAATTCTATGGCTAGTCCAAGAATTGAAGGACTATAGGATCGAAGAAAGTAAAGTTCCTATATACTGTGATAGCTCCAGCGCCATTGCAATCTCACAAAACCATGTTCACCACACCAGAATCAAGCACGTCTCTATACgccatcacttcatccgtgatcatgttGAAAAGAAAGACATTTCAATTGAGAAGATCCACACAAGCATTCAACGAGCAGATCTGCTAACATGCACTCCCTGA